TGCAAATTAAAGCCGATCCAGGCATCCCTCTCGTCTACACCGGCTTCGGTTTGCTCATGCTAGGCGTCATGATGAGTTACGTCTCCCACTCCCAAGTTTGGGCGCTGCAAAAAGACGGTCAACTTTACGTTGGCGGCAGAACCAACCGCGCTCAAGTTGCGTTTGAGCGCGAAGTGGTGGAAGTTTTAGATCGGCTTTCCGCAACCGAGGAAACCCGTCAAGTTGTTGTAGTTTAAACACAAAAAACAGAGGAACGCAACAGAAGTTATTTCTGTGCGTTCCTTTGCGTTGAAATTGCTACTTTGTTATGCCTCAACCGGCTTCTGATGATGCACTTCTATAACCGTGTGAACGTTGCCGCGAGGTGAAAAATCTCCCTTAATTGTGACCTCAAGCGGATCACAAGCGGCAACGAAATCATCCAAGATTTGATTCACCGATTCTTCGTGAGAGATGTAGCGATCACGGTAGCTGTTAATATACAGCTTGATCGCTTTGAGTTCCACCACAGATTGATCGGGTACATAAGTGATGTGGATCGTGGCGAAGTCTGGATAGCCAGAAAACGGACATTTGCAGGTAAACTCTGGCAAAGTAATGTTGATGTTGTACCGGCGTCCCACTCGTGGGTTGGGGAAAACAATCAGGTTTCCCTCGGCAATATTGCGTTCGCCGTACTTCATTTCGGGAGTTTGAGTGCCGGTGCTAGATTCCGGCGATAAATCTTGTTGGGTTAGGGAATGGCTCATATTGATTTTGAATTTTGGCTGGGCGGATTTTAGATGTAAATTTGACCGTTGTGAACAATCTCTAGCTTAGCTTTTAGCTTTTAATTAAGGCAATTAAAAATTATTAATTTTCCTGATTATTGCTCATAATTTATAAATCGCCTTTACTCCCTAGTTTCAATTATACAGTAATTAACAATTGCTTGTTGTCAGCAAAAATATAGAAGCTTTCAGGAACGCTAAGAAAACTTGTTTGATGATCTGAAACTTAAAGCAAATTTAAAAAAATATCTGAAGTTAATACCCAATATTACGAATTGTTTGACAATCTTGGCAATAACGGGCCGGCTTTAATAAATTTGACCAGGAGAAACCCATCAACGAAATACCGAACATTAAAATTAACTGCGCCTCAAGAAATCAGGAATCGACAAAACCGGCTGTGTAGTTCATCCAAACTAAATCTGAAAGGAGTTCACGATGAAAGATCGGCTTAATGCCTTATTCCAAGTCATTTTTTGGCTTTGGAATCTTACCTTTCTGTTGCTGACTTACCTAGGAATACTGCCCTTAATAGGGCCGGCATTGATCGAGGCAACCTTCACCGGCTTGATTCCCAGTGAATTCCTTATCACCCTCATTGCCCTAATTGCAGTGCCAACTGCCTGCACAGCCATGGGAGGGTGGCGTTTTCACAATCAACCCCTACAGCTAATGCGTCTATTTTATGGCGTAGAAGCACCGCTGTTTGCCCTGTGCCTGCTCCGCTTCTTTATTTTGCGCGAACTCACCCCTGCCAGCACCTTAATACTTGGCACCTTAGTTGTGTGTGTCGCAGCTTTCCTCCTCGAACTCCTCTATGGCTATGCTGAACGTCATCCAGCACTCGCTTGGGCGCAACTGATCGCCCACAGCTTGATGCTGATCGTCGGCCTCTATGCCGGCCTTTTGCTGCTATTTTATGCTGTGCCGGCAGCCCCTTTTGTCGTATTCGGTGTCTTCGGATTTTTAGGCGAACTTTGGCGAATACTCACTTCAGAACCCCTGCTTTTTTTAAACTACGCCTTTACCGCCTTTCTCCTGGTTCTCCTGTTTGGCATTACTTGTACCTTATTTCTTGCCATGCCCTCATTATTGGCAAGTTCCTACATTCAATCTGGCTATCGCATTTTACTCACCTTTGCCGGCCAAAATGGGCGAACCCGCGCTTTTGCCGGCTCTCTAGGCGTCGTCACAGCCTGGATGATCTTATTCATCTCATTTCAACAACAGCCACAAATACAGGCATTTGAACTACTAGATAAGCCGGCTGCGACTGACAACACGAGAGCAGAACTTGTAGCCAAATCCGATACCATTCGCACCGGCTTACTCAACGCTTACTTGTCTTCCTACCGCTATCTCAGCACAATCCAAGAAAGTAACCAGATTCGGGTGATGTATGAAAAGACCTTTAATACCCCTCAACCCGTCTCACAATTTTTACAAGATAGCTACAATCGGCTGATGTCACCGTTTTTGTACAACGGCTCTCGCCAAGATATCAAAAAAGCTGAAAAACTCTACGCCGATTTTTTTGACAAACCCATTCAAAAAGGCGAACAAGAAGCAGTTCTTCACGCCTTAAAATCTACCGTCAATCGGGACGAAGCCAAAGCAGGACTTCTGAATATTGGTCAGAAAAAAGTTTGGCTGCAAACCCAAGAAGTCACCGTAAAACCTCACGGCGATTGGGCAGATGTAGAACTTTACGAAGTCTATAAAAACCAAACGACAGATGTTGAAGAAGTTCTTTATTACTTCTCACTACCAGAAAGCGCCGTTCTAACCGGCGTCTGGTTGGGTGATACAAATGATCGAGCCAAGCGTTTCCCCTTCACCGTTTCACCTCGTGGGGCTGCTCAAAAAGTCTATAACCAACAAGTAAACCGCGCTCGGCCTGTCGATCCAGCACTTCTCGAACAAGTGGGGCCACGCCATTACCGGCTGCGAGCATTTCCAGTTCCCGCACCATTAACAACTTGGGAGCGTAACAACTCAACCCAGCGTCCAACCGAAATGAATTTGTGGCTGACTTATCAAGTGATACGAGAAGAAAAGGGTTGGCCACTGCCAGTTTTAGGAGAAAAACGGAATATCTTTTGGACGAAAAATACTCAGCGCATCCGCAATGGACAAACGGTTAAAGATTTCCAAGATAGCTGGCTAGAAGCTTATTTGCCGGCAGATGGACAGGACAAGCCGGCATCCCATCAAGTTAATTTACCAGATGGCTCCCGCATTACCGCAAAGCCGTTAGCAGAAAAAGATTACACTTTGCCTCAAGGGAAGCGCTTTGCAGTTGTTGTCGATACTTCGCGCAGTATGGCTGCTCATACTCAGCAGCTAAGCGAGACATTCAAGTGGTTAAAAGATCGGGGTTTTGCTGATAATAACGCTGCCAATAATGATGCAGATTTATATATAACTGCATCCACAGGTAAGCAACCCCAGCGCATCGACGATCTGCAAAAATTTGATGTAGGGAAGATGCCGCTTTATGGCACACTCCAACTGAAGGAAATGCTGCGGCAATTTGTACAATTGCGAGGCGATATTGCCTACGATGGCATTTTAGTTGTGACGGATGAAGGCAGTTATGAACTATCCGATGACAGTAAAGAAGTGCCGGTGATGCCGGCACCGGCATGGATGGTGCATTTAGGCGCAATGCCACCGGCTTATGATGATGCCACGTTAAAAGCTATTCAAGATAGCGGTGGAGGCGTTGCTACCAACCTGCCAGAAGTCTTAGAACGAATGGCAACCAAAGCCGCTTTAGGGCCATCTGCGGTGAGTGTGGTGGATGGTTATGCCTGGGTTAGGGAAAAGCCGGTGAGTGAAACCCCTAAGCCACAACCAGGAAACAAAGCTAAGGCGACACCAGAAAACAAAGCTCAGACGGCTTCAAACACCGGCTTTGAACCCCTAGCCGCGCGGCAGTTAGTTTTAGGGTTGAGCAAGACGATCAAGGGAAACGAAATTTCTCAACTTGATGCGATTCATGCAATCGCTAAAAACTTCAAGATAGTCACTCCCTACTCGTCGATGATTGTATTGGTCAACGATGAGCAACGCAAAGCGCTCAAAGAAGCTGAAGCCGATCTCAACCGTTTTGATCGGCAAGTGGAAGATGGGAATGAGCAGTTGGAGACACCAAACAATCCTTTAAACGCCAGTGTCCCTGAACCTGGAACAGTTATCGGTTTAGCTGCCGGCACAGTGATGTTGATTGTCGCGCGTCAACGACGCCGGTTCAAGTCACGGATATAAGTCCGTGAACTTCCCCCTCCTGTAACGAGGTGGAAGCTGAATAAATTTTTGTTTTTGTAAGGGGGAAGCAAGGTTCCCCCTTTCTTATTCCTTGCACAGAAGGGACCAGGGGAACACTCAGTTAGTTTTGCATTCAAGCCCAAGCCACTATATCTTAGAGATTTGTAGCGAATTGCTTGACGAATTGCGGTTCGGCTTGTTCTAATCTGAGTCATAGTTTTATAGACCGACTCTGCGTAAAAGCACTTCTGCTCAACTTCAGATGTTCCATTAAATTCTTAATCGTTTATGCGAAATGCAACCGCCTCTGGCAACTCGATGCCAACCGAACCCCAATCCTACTCTCCTTCTGTCCCCATTACCATCTACCGACAAATGGCAGCAGAGTTGGAAGCAACCAAGGCTCAGATGGACTCTGTCAACGCTCACAACCAGCACTTGCTCCAAGAAAATCAGCAGTTGCGTCTAGAAATTGACAAAGTTGTTCAATCAACCTATCGCTTGCAACAGGTTGTCCACTCATTCCAGGCTTACACGCCAACGGTTGCACCGCGCACTGCCGGTAACTCGACATTTGGGATGCAGCCTCCTTACCCAAGCCAGAGTTCTCATGGGGTTCCTTCTGCCGGCGCTGAGAGTGTGATGAACAACCCATTCCCGGTATTTGATCCGGATGCTGCGAACTCAGCCTTTGCACAGCCTTTGTTTACAGAACAACAAGAAGTTCGCCCTCGTCGCGGCCCGAAACCAAGACGTTCTTCTGATATGGGTGGAGTGTGGTTGGCTGTTACGATTTTTTTAATTGTGGTCGCTGCGTTTGGTGCCGGCTACTGGATTGTGCGTCCAATGTTGCTTAAGCGCTAGCCTCAATGTGCGAGTGAGAAGTCACAAGTTTCTTAAATTTTTAAGCACTTTTCACTTCTCACTTTGCGAATTTTTCTGCGTCAAAAGTTCATAAGTTGGGTTGAGGGACGAACCCTTTGCTTCACTTCGCCAAACATAGATTTTTACTCATTTTTGTTTAATTAATAAAACAATTAAATTTAAATAAAATGCTCAACTGATTTCACCCATCAACAAATTAATAAAAGCTCAAATATCTGAAACTTTCTGATAGCGTTCTCAGCACCGAATCCGAGCTAAGCACCCTCAATCAAAATACAAACAATCTCCCAGGCGAACACAGAGTTTTGAAAAAGCTCAACAACCCTTATCTTCTAATCTCAGCCATTCCTAAAAAAAGCAGAAAAAAGTTGGGTTCAGCTATGCGCCAAACCCAACTTCTTATCAGATATCAAGCTCAAAGGGTTATATTAACCTTGCGCCTCATCCTCTAATTAATTACACCGGCTTTAAGAGGAAGGGTCGAATAAGTTTCGGAACAAACAGGCTCTTCCATACCCATCTCTGGATAAAAGCCACGCGGGGTCTCTCGCATTGTTACCTGCTCAGCTTGAAGAGCGTCTTTGAGCACCTGCATCGCCAGTTTAGGCTCTCCTGCCCCACAGAAGAATAAATCAGCAGCAAAATATCCATATTCTGGCCAAGTATGGATGGCGATATGAGATTCAGCCAACGTGGCTGTTGCCGTGACACCGTGTGGACTGAACTGGTGAACACACATATCAATGAGAGTAGCGCCTCCAGCTGAAATCGCATCTATTAGGGCGCGGCGGATGCGTTCAGGATCGTTGAGAAGCTCTGCAGGGCACTGCCAAGCATCAACAACCAGATGGGTTCCCATTTGTTTCATTCTATCTGTAACACTCCACCCAAGTACATCGCAAACCTTTTAATCATAGCAGAATTTTAAATACTGCTCAAGGCGAAACTTAACTTTACAAACTCCATCCGCGATTAAGTTCATATAAAATTTTAATTTCTCCTGCGACAGCGCAAAAGTTGTGTTAAAAAAGGCGACCGTTAAGAAAACAATCGCCCTGACTTCTAACAGCAATCAGCCGGTCTAACTGTGAGTGGCTCCGTTCGGTAAGATTGCTCCACCAAGAATGGCCTCATGCAAGCAAGCACCACTCAGGTTTGCTCCTATCAAATTAGTTCCAGTCAGATTCGCCTGAGTTAAGTTAGCACCGCTGAGATAGGTTAGCAGCAAGCCGGCTCCACAAAGATTTGCCCGACTCAGGTTGGCATCCCGCAAGTCTGCTTCCAGTAGATTCGCGCCCGATAAATTCGCGCCTGAGAGATTGGCTAAACGCAAATCGGCTCGCGTCATTTCTGCACCACTGAGGTTTGTCCCACTTAGCAACAGTCCGCTCAGATTTGATCCAGTCAAGTTGCAACCGCGCAAGTCTACACCCCTGAGATTGGCTCCATTAAGATTCGCCATACTGAGATCGGCCCCGCTGAGATTAGCTCCACTCAGGTTCGCCCCACTTAAGTCAGCCTGCCGCAGATCCGCCTCAGTCAAATTTACCTGAGTGAGATTGGCACCCTTCAAATTGGCGCGACTCAAATAAGCCCGAATCATACTCGCTCTACTCAAGTTAGCCTCTGTCAAGTTAGCTTCACTGAACACAGCCCGATTTAGGTTTGCCCGACTGCCATTAACTCCAATTAAAATCGCTCGGCTTAAAGCGGCTGAAATCCAAACACTCTCGGTTAGGTTCGCTCCACTTAAATCCGCACCGACAAAGCTGGCACCTGTGAGAATGCTGTGGCTCAGGTCTGTTTTGTGCATGATAGCCCCACTCAGGCTAGACCCACTCAAGTCAGCTTGGATCATAATTGCCCCGCTCAGAATAGACCGGCACAGATTGGTTTCAATCATTTTTGCTTGAGACAGAATAGCCCCACTCAGATCAGCCTCGCTCAAGTTGGTGCCGACAAGTGTAGCCATTGTTAAGTTAGCAGCTTTGAGATTGGCTCCTTTAAGATTGGTTCGATTCAAATTAACCGCTCTGAAGTTGGCTCGCTGCAACTGCGCTCCTCGAAAATCTCGTTCTCCTTGTGCGTGGCGACTTAAAAGTTCATGAGCACTCACAAGTTCATTAGTATTCATAATTGATTTGCCTGATTTATCTTAATGTTTTGGACGTTCCAGGCTCTACATCAACTTTTTTGAAAAAGTTCATGTCTGAGTCAAACAATGGTTCAAAAAAAATGATTTCACTCGATGATGCCGCTGAACACTTCTAGTGTTGATGCCGGCCAAAAGCAGTGCAAAGACATCCATTAATCTCAACACTGTTTTGCCGGTTGCATCAAAATTTAGCAGTCATGCCGCTAGCAGGCACACCGACACTGATCTAGACCGCTAGGTGTATTCTGCTCTCCTAGCGGCAATTAAACATTCACGTCTTGGCATCCAGTGCTTGTGTTGCCGATTCGCACTCATGCAAGCTTTAAAGTCCTGTTGTTTTAAGCTTTAGTAAAAAGGTTATTTGCAACGGCACGGGGGCCGCCCAAATCAATCTGGACAATTATTTGGGATGTTTGTGGGGTTTCAAACCCCTCCTGCAAAACCGGCTGAATTCAGCCCCTGTCACCTCCCCTATCTTTTGCCGTCCAGGTGTTACCAAACAGGAAAAACTGATCTAGGAAAACATTGACTAAGTTAACTGGCCACTGCCGGTTTAACCGAGTTTGCGCCTCCTGATATGCACCCATTCTCTGGAGTCGCAAAAAAAGGCACCTCGCTCCTTTGAGCTTTGCCTCAGCATTCAGCAAGTCACACTGCCCATGACAGACGCCCTTTGACTCACCTTTAGCCGGCTTGCAAGCCCCCACCGGCACCCATAGCCGGTGCGCTTTGCCCACGCTTTGCGAACGAGCTTGACCTAGAACATCAGAAATTGACCGCCCCATCTTGGCAGGCGGTGATAGCTGTGGTCTGGTACGTGCCCCTTGCTCTTCCGTCAGGCGTACTCGGCGCATGGGGATATGGTAGCTCACCTCGTGTGGAGTGCAGAAGTTAACGACTCCATAATAAATAAAGATAATCGCTGCTGGCTTATCGACGCAAGCTCGCCACAGCAAAAAAGTCCCTCAACCGCTCTCGCTGTAGCCCCGGATTGCAAAACCTCACACTGGCTTGCTGAATCTTAAATTAATCCTAAGGAAAACCTTAAATTAATTTTTTTCTATCTAAAAACATTAAACTTTTATTTAAGCGATTGATTAGCGTGTTTCCTGACAAGTATTTCCTATTCTGTCGCTAGATTCGGTAAGCGATCCAGACTCAAAAACTGGCACAAGCTGAGTCCAAATTGCCACCTGCTAGACCTAAAAAATCCTTGAATGCAATTAAACTCATTGTCAGAAAAAAGACATATTCTGCGCGTTTCTGTCTTGTTAATCATAAGTGCAACCGGCTATAGAAGAAAAATACCTGGGTGAGCTGGCTTGCTGGCAGCACTGAAAATAGACATTTGATGAATTGCCATCGCGGTTGCAAATCAAAAGCAATCGAATAATTTAGATGTGCTAATGGACAAACCCGATCCGAGTAAAAATATTATGAACGAACTAGCCTTGACAGAGTCGGAATTAAAAGCCTTTTTCAACCTGTCATCAGATGTATTTTGTACGATCGGGCCGCACGGGTATTTCCAGACAGTCAACTGGGCGTGGGAAAGAATTTTAGGATGGACATCGGCAGACTGGCGTGAACAGCCTTGGATCGAGTTCGTACATCCGGATGATATAGCAGCCAGCTTAAGTGCGCTAGAAAAGTGTAGCACCGGCAGCATTTGCCACTTTGAAAATCGCTATCGCAACAAAACCGGCCTGTATCTGTGGCTGTCTTGGAGCGTCATGAGAGATGAAAATCAAATTCTTTATGCCAACGCCAGCGATATCACCGGCAGCAAACGATTAAAGCGGCAATTATCCGGACTTCAAGAACGCCTCAACGCATTTTTTGCCGCCGCCCCTGTCGGCTTAGCAATTTTAGACAAACAGTTGCGCTTTGTTCAAATTAATCAAACCCTAGCACAGCTCAATGGGATGCCGGTGAGCAAACATCTTGGCAAAACCTACCGGCAAGTCACGCCCCAACTCGCACCGGCTGTTGAGCCACTGCTGAAGAGAATACTCGCCAGTAATACCAACCTGATCAAAAGTGAACTCACCAGTGAATCCCTCAGCGATATTCAGCAAAAGCGTCACTGGCAAACCTCGATCTTTTCCATCGAAGACGGCGAAGGGGAACTCAGTGGCATTGGCACCATTGTCATGGAAATTACGGAAGTCAAGCAAGTCGAAGAACAGCTGCGTCACCGGCTTGCCATTGAAGAAATGATCGCCCGCATTTCCAAATTGTTCGTCTCGCCTCAAGTTAAACTCAATCAAGTTCTCCAACTGCTGGGAGAAGTGATCTGCGCCTCCCGCGCTCACATCTATCAAATTACCGAAGACGGCTGCAGAATGGACAGAACCTTTGAATGGCGTGCTGCCACAACTCAAGGGCAAATTGAGCCACTTCGCACGCTCAACACTGCCGAGTTTCCTTGGTGGATGCGGCAACTTAAGAGCCGGCAAATCATCATCATTCCAGATACGCTCACCATGCCGGCAGAAGCGGCTGCCGAACAAGAAATGTTGCGAACGCAACATATCCGCTCCCTGTTAGCCGTTCCCATCTATTCCACCACCGGCACGCTCATCGGCTTCATGGGATTTGATGACACCCAAAAAAAACGCACATGGTTGGCTGAAGATGTGCGGGCGCTACAAATTGTGAGTGAGATGATAGCCTGCGACTGGGCGCGAAAGCAGGCAGAAACAGAACTGCACCAAGTTAACCGCACACTTAGAGTCTTAAGCGCCTGCAACCAGGCAGTCGTCCGCGCCACCGAGGAAACCGAGTTACTAGACGATATCTGCCGGCTGATCGTAGAAGTGGGCGGTTATACTTCTGCGTGGGTAAGTGAGGAGAAAAAGCTCTTACCGGCTTCAGAAAAGCCAAGCAGTTCGGCCATTTATACCAGCCAACCTATGATTGTCAAAAATAACCCAAACACCCTTGATGACACAGCATCGAACTGGGAAGGGCACGATCGCAGCGATGCCGCACTTATTTCTCTGCCATTGATTGCCGGTGAACGCACGTTGGGAGCGCTTAACATTTACGCAGATCGAGCCGATGCCTTCGATGATGAAGAGTTACAACTACTAACAGAACTTGCCAGAGATTTAGCCTATGGCATCGTGTCACTGCGAACGCAAATTGAACACCGGCAAACCGAGGAAGCCCTTCGCAAAAGTGAAGCAGTGAATCGAGCTATTCTGACTGCCATCCCGGATGCCATGTTTCGCAGTACCAAAGATGGTACTTATATCGACTTCATTCCAGCGCAAAACTTCGAGATGTTAGCCCCTCCCCAGGCGTTTTTGGGCAAAAAAGTATCGCAAGTGTTGCCGGCTCAACTAGCAGAACAATTCACCCATAGCATCGAGCAAGTTCTGCAAACCGGCGAGACAGATATCCTGGAATACCAGCTGATGCAAAATGGCCTGATGCGGCATTACGAAGCGCGAACGGTTGTGAGCGGATATGATGAAGTTCTGTCAATGGTGCGCGACATTACCGAGAGCAAGCGTACCCAAGCAGCGCTGCAAGACTCAGAAGAACTTCATCGCATCACACTCAGCAACATTTCCGATGCCCTCTTCATCACCGATGACACCGGCACGTTGATCTATGTCGGTCCCAGTATTGCCCACACATTCAACTACTCTGTGTCAGAAGCTTATGCGTTAGGCAACGTTGCTAAGTTGCTGGGCGAGAATTTGTTCGATGTAAATCAGCTGGACAGCTTGGGAGAAATCCGCAATATTGAGCGCCAGATTAAAGATAAGTTCGGCAATTCCCATTTCATGCTTGTCAGTGTCAAGCGCGTTTCCATCAAACAAGGAACTGTGCTCTATACCTGCCGGGACATTACTGAGCGCAAACAGACAAAGCAAGCGCTTTTGCGCGTTAGAGCAGCCGTTGAAAGTGCCGGCGATGCGATTGCGATTTTTGATATTGCCGACACGCCGGTTTACCTTAATCCAGCGTTTGCCGAGCTATTTGAATACAGTTGCGAACAGCTAAAAGCAGCTGGAGGATCGGCAGTCGTTTTTGCTGAACCCTCCCTGGCAACTCAAGTATTTGATCGCGTCAGAAAGGGTAATTCTTGGCGGGGTGAAGTGCAGATGCACAGCCGCACCGGCACTCGTCATCCGGTTTTGCTTCGCGCTGACGCCATTAAGGATGAAACCGGCCAAATCGCCGGACTATTAGGGATTTTTACCGATATTTCCCAACGAGTCCGAGCAGAAGCCGCCTTGCGGCAAAGTGAGCGGCGCTTGAGTGCGGTGCTGGAGAATATGCCGGTGATGATGGATGCCTTTGATATATCGGGGAATATTATCGTTTGGAACCGCGAATGCGAACGAGTCACCGGCTACCAGGCATCGGAGATGGTTGGCAACCCGCAATGGCTAGAAATCTTGTGTCCAGATCCCGCCTATCGCGCCCTCATGATGGCCGAATGGCAACAACGTGGCAACAATTATCGAGACTGGGAGTGGAAATTTACCTGTAAAGATGGCAGTGTGAGAACGGTTGCGTGGTCTAACGTTTCTGAACAGGTTCCCCTTCCGGGATGGGTGGCTTGGGGTATTGGAGTGGACGTTACCGAGCGTCAACAAGCGGAAGCGGAAATTCGCCGGCTCAATGATGAACTTGAACAGCGAGTCATTGAACGCACGCGAGCACTGCAAGCCACCAACCAAGAGCTAGAAGCTTTTAGTTACTCAGTCTCTCACGATTTGCGAGCGCCCCTGCGGAGTATTAACGGCTTCAGTCAGGCGCTTTTAGAAGACTATGGGGAAACCCTAGATGCCACCGGCAAAGATTACCTCAGTCGTGTCTGTGCTGCCACTGCTCGAATGGGTCAGCTAATTGATGATTTACTGAGCTTGTCCCGTGTGACGCGCCGGGAACTTCATTTTTCACCCGTAAATTTAACCACTGTTGCCCAGAATGTGGCAGCAGAACTGCTGAGGACACAACCGCAACGCCCAGTCGAGTTTAAAATCGCAGAAGACCTCTTTACCAGTGGGGACGCTCAACTGCTGCGGGTGATGTTAGAAAACTTGCTGGGCAATGCCTGGAAGTTTACCAGCAAGCGCCCCCATGCTCGCATCGAATTTGGGGTTTGTCCGCTTTCCTGCGTTCCAGTTCTCCCCGCCATTGCGAATGACAACGGAGAAATAAGCCTTTGCCAATCGGTGTATTTTGTCCGCGACGATGGTGCCGGTTTTGATATGGCTTATGCAGATAAACTTTTTGGCCCTTTCCAGCGGCTTCATGCAATGGCTGATTTTGAAGGCACCGGCATTGGACTCGCAACAGTTCAGCGCATTATTCATCTTCACGGCGGTTTTGTCTGGGCTGAATCTGCGGTGGAGCAAGGCGCAACGTTTTATTTTACCTTGCAATGTGGGGTGTAAAGTCTGTGGAGATTGCCGCAATTGAAGGGAGATAAAATTTTCTGCCGGCAATGAATGAGTTGAGCAACATTAATTGTTTGGTCTTACTGAAGCTAAGACAGGGCAAGGAGTGAAGTTGTTATCCGTCAGGCAAAGCAGCTTTTGATCATGCCTGAAGCTCAACTCCACTCTCTAATCGCCTTTATTTGTGTAGAGTTTCTATTCAACGTTAACGCCCTCTGGCAGACGCGCACTTTCTAAATTGGCACTTTCCAGTGCTTGACTGGCGACATCAGCTTGCCGTAAATCGGCACTTAGCAAGTTAGCGTTATCAAGATTGGCATTGA
This genomic stretch from Microcoleus sp. FACHB-672 harbors:
- the queF gene encoding preQ(1) synthase, which translates into the protein MSHSLTQQDLSPESSTGTQTPEMKYGERNIAEGNLIVFPNPRVGRRYNINITLPEFTCKCPFSGYPDFATIHITYVPDQSVVELKAIKLYINSYRDRYISHEESVNQILDDFVAACDPLEVTIKGDFSPRGNVHTVIEVHHQKPVEA
- a CDS encoding TIGR02921 family PEP-CTERM protein, with the protein product MKDRLNALFQVIFWLWNLTFLLLTYLGILPLIGPALIEATFTGLIPSEFLITLIALIAVPTACTAMGGWRFHNQPLQLMRLFYGVEAPLFALCLLRFFILRELTPASTLILGTLVVCVAAFLLELLYGYAERHPALAWAQLIAHSLMLIVGLYAGLLLLFYAVPAAPFVVFGVFGFLGELWRILTSEPLLFLNYAFTAFLLVLLFGITCTLFLAMPSLLASSYIQSGYRILLTFAGQNGRTRAFAGSLGVVTAWMILFISFQQQPQIQAFELLDKPAATDNTRAELVAKSDTIRTGLLNAYLSSYRYLSTIQESNQIRVMYEKTFNTPQPVSQFLQDSYNRLMSPFLYNGSRQDIKKAEKLYADFFDKPIQKGEQEAVLHALKSTVNRDEAKAGLLNIGQKKVWLQTQEVTVKPHGDWADVELYEVYKNQTTDVEEVLYYFSLPESAVLTGVWLGDTNDRAKRFPFTVSPRGAAQKVYNQQVNRARPVDPALLEQVGPRHYRLRAFPVPAPLTTWERNNSTQRPTEMNLWLTYQVIREEKGWPLPVLGEKRNIFWTKNTQRIRNGQTVKDFQDSWLEAYLPADGQDKPASHQVNLPDGSRITAKPLAEKDYTLPQGKRFAVVVDTSRSMAAHTQQLSETFKWLKDRGFADNNAANNDADLYITASTGKQPQRIDDLQKFDVGKMPLYGTLQLKEMLRQFVQLRGDIAYDGILVVTDEGSYELSDDSKEVPVMPAPAWMVHLGAMPPAYDDATLKAIQDSGGGVATNLPEVLERMATKAALGPSAVSVVDGYAWVREKPVSETPKPQPGNKAKATPENKAQTASNTGFEPLAARQLVLGLSKTIKGNEISQLDAIHAIAKNFKIVTPYSSMIVLVNDEQRKALKEAEADLNRFDRQVEDGNEQLETPNNPLNASVPEPGTVIGLAAGTVMLIVARQRRRFKSRI
- the speD gene encoding adenosylmethionine decarboxylase, giving the protein MKQMGTHLVVDAWQCPAELLNDPERIRRALIDAISAGGATLIDMCVHQFSPHGVTATATLAESHIAIHTWPEYGYFAADLFFCGAGEPKLAMQVLKDALQAEQVTMRETPRGFYPEMGMEEPVCSETYSTLPLKAGVIN
- a CDS encoding pentapeptide repeat-containing protein, whose protein sequence is MNTNELVSAHELLSRHAQGERDFRGAQLQRANFRAVNLNRTNLKGANLKAANLTMATLVGTNLSEADLSGAILSQAKMIETNLCRSILSGAIMIQADLSGSSLSGAIMHKTDLSHSILTGASFVGADLSGANLTESVWISAALSRAILIGVNGSRANLNRAVFSEANLTEANLSRASMIRAYLSRANLKGANLTQVNLTEADLRQADLSGANLSGANLSGADLSMANLNGANLRGVDLRGCNLTGSNLSGLLLSGTNLSGAEMTRADLRLANLSGANLSGANLLEADLRDANLSRANLCGAGLLLTYLSGANLTQANLTGTNLIGANLSGACLHEAILGGAILPNGATHS
- a CDS encoding PAS domain S-box protein, which translates into the protein MDKPDPSKNIMNELALTESELKAFFNLSSDVFCTIGPHGYFQTVNWAWERILGWTSADWREQPWIEFVHPDDIAASLSALEKCSTGSICHFENRYRNKTGLYLWLSWSVMRDENQILYANASDITGSKRLKRQLSGLQERLNAFFAAAPVGLAILDKQLRFVQINQTLAQLNGMPVSKHLGKTYRQVTPQLAPAVEPLLKRILASNTNLIKSELTSESLSDIQQKRHWQTSIFSIEDGEGELSGIGTIVMEITEVKQVEEQLRHRLAIEEMIARISKLFVSPQVKLNQVLQLLGEVICASRAHIYQITEDGCRMDRTFEWRAATTQGQIEPLRTLNTAEFPWWMRQLKSRQIIIIPDTLTMPAEAAAEQEMLRTQHIRSLLAVPIYSTTGTLIGFMGFDDTQKKRTWLAEDVRALQIVSEMIACDWARKQAETELHQVNRTLRVLSACNQAVVRATEETELLDDICRLIVEVGGYTSAWVSEEKKLLPASEKPSSSAIYTSQPMIVKNNPNTLDDTASNWEGHDRSDAALISLPLIAGERTLGALNIYADRADAFDDEELQLLTELARDLAYGIVSLRTQIEHRQTEEALRKSEAVNRAILTAIPDAMFRSTKDGTYIDFIPAQNFEMLAPPQAFLGKKVSQVLPAQLAEQFTHSIEQVLQTGETDILEYQLMQNGLMRHYEARTVVSGYDEVLSMVRDITESKRTQAALQDSEELHRITLSNISDALFITDDTGTLIYVGPSIAHTFNYSVSEAYALGNVAKLLGENLFDVNQLDSLGEIRNIERQIKDKFGNSHFMLVSVKRVSIKQGTVLYTCRDITERKQTKQALLRVRAAVESAGDAIAIFDIADTPVYLNPAFAELFEYSCEQLKAAGGSAVVFAEPSLATQVFDRVRKGNSWRGEVQMHSRTGTRHPVLLRADAIKDETGQIAGLLGIFTDISQRVRAEAALRQSERRLSAVLENMPVMMDAFDISGNIIVWNRECERVTGYQASEMVGNPQWLEILCPDPAYRALMMAEWQQRGNNYRDWEWKFTCKDGSVRTVAWSNVSEQVPLPGWVAWGIGVDVTERQQAEAEIRRLNDELEQRVIERTRALQATNQELEAFSYSVSHDLRAPLRSINGFSQALLEDYGETLDATGKDYLSRVCAATARMGQLIDDLLSLSRVTRRELHFSPVNLTTVAQNVAAELLRTQPQRPVEFKIAEDLFTSGDAQLLRVMLENLLGNAWKFTSKRPHARIEFGVCPLSCVPVLPAIANDNGEISLCQSVYFVRDDGAGFDMAYADKLFGPFQRLHAMADFEGTGIGLATVQRIIHLHGGFVWAESAVEQGATFYFTLQCGV